A window of Asterias rubens chromosome 22, eAstRub1.3, whole genome shotgun sequence contains these coding sequences:
- the LOC117305395 gene encoding uncharacterized protein LOC117305395, which yields MTESEATNPKGKYFKAVIAAAPEPKKQHRKMTSRSLATLQQRKRRLPKSHPVIPKGDAVPAGEVARTGGKNSPDTISEVVPVDAATKGGEERLVETRVEAACEASRCPDSVGDDVRNLSKLLFEENFTGFITKSEQLEDDVAIIQTISNANEKPKVVAEEAMCPPIPNQPTSNTEPVPTGQSKTESVCSAQSDPTPLNTNHQKMPYTPLRFTGKHGAFLRLAKVERREEPRKNAARAERKSIRHQKPVGTLMRLPKISSLPSAKLSGEAGKVEADRREGRLSSEIICCGTTNLTRSRSRAVSKSSGSTGDAETGVAISNPCPSNLTIIQQRGCNISTRTSSPMPLPRKPLPPIRRRHHSDICTVCPEVQDWKGFARNSRWYLNQPGGQCSCDQEKGSQEASSRDNGSKTYRVEEAQVSEKQVLEKQVSNKEELPEESKEDLGGKRDDEEMDAEDTAGKETRSNEGESDSWYPENSIAVEVFHNLPLTEASRTEEAQPQLSKGCEAVWTAHCPWLDETSSNYGENNSQEPKLQTGRQNPQATEDTLHAMDFECENKPECDFEDDSTLLRAVLLRNHTLNYGRLSESGDLESSEVKGHTDEKVDECTELTNSKGGRNSDDCKVLLNFCNRLLRDGASPEKVSKPTHLMQVQRQGSNLTLTPKAAVIMTSRGQQKLVNSSLVAVGRGHTESQTKTVDREIISTNDDAGFGVREESDEALLRQEMKRYLHSLRHDNAKKQHHPHGQSSGQNISMRVQNLAAVRPITADVNNSRLTEQVTKAVGFIPILTKEEYGNLCKKTSSPSHRFHKVPVILPPISGNPNELLLIKRFNGEVKGMKLPRRQDRKNKK from the exons ATGACCGAATCGGAGGCGACGAATCCCAAGGGGAAATATTTCAAGGCGGTCATCGCCGCCGCCCCGGAACCCAAAAAGCAACACAGGAAGATGACCAGCAGATCCCTTGCCACACTCCAGCAAAGAAAACGCCGACTACCAAAAAGTCACCCCGTGATCCCAAAAGGAGACGCTGTCCCCGCCGGGGAAGTTGCACGGACCGGAGGCAAGAATTCCCCCGACACAATCTCTGAAGTTGTCCCTGTTGACGCAGCTACGAAAGGAGGGGAAGAACGACTTGTTGAGACCCGTGTAGAAGCAGCGTGCGAGGCCTCTAGATGTCCGGACAGTGTCGGTGACGATGTTAGGAATTTAAGCAAGCTTTTATTTGAAGA AAATTTCACAGGATTCATAACTAAGAGTGAACAACTTGAAGACGACGTGGCTATCATTCAGACGATCTCCAATGCCAACGAAAAGCCTAAAGTAGTGGCAGAAGAAGCCATGTGCCCCCCAATCCCAAACCAACCCACATCTAACACAGAACCGGTTCCGACCGGTCAAAGCAAGACCGAATCGGTTTGCTCTGCACAGTCGGACCCCACACCGCTCAACACTAATCATCAAAAAATGCCTTACACTCCACTTCGTTTTACTGGGAAACACGGAGCGTTCCTGCGGCTGGCGAAAGTCGAGAGGAGAGAGGAGCCCCGCAAGAATGCAGCAAGAGCTGAGAGGAAATCTATTAGACACCAAAAACCAGTTGGTACGCTGATGAGGCTGCCGAAAATATCATCTCTGCCAAGTGCCAAGTTGTCAGGGGAAGCGGGAAAAGTTGAGGCAGATAGACGAGAAGGCCGACTTTCTTCGGAAATAATATGTTGTGGTACGACGAACCTAACTAGGTCAAGATCAAGGGCTGTATCTAAATCATCTGGATCGACAGGAG ATGCTGAGACTGGTGTCGCCATTTCCAACCCCTGCCCAAGCAACTTGACCATCATCCAGCAGCGTGGATGCAACATTTCTACAAGAACCTCCTCCCCGATGCCATTGCCACGAAAGCCCCTCCCACCAATACGGAGACGACACCACTCGGACATCTGCACTGTTTGCCCGGAGGTCCAAGACTGGAAAGGTTTCGCCAGGAACTCCAGGTGGTATCTGAATCAGCCGGGCGGACAGTGCTCTTGCGATCAGGAGAAAGGGAGTCAGGAGGCCAGCAGTCGGGATAACGGGAGTAAGACCTATCGAGTTGAGGAAGCTCAGGTGTCTGAGAAGCAGGTGCTTGAGAAGCAGGTCTCTAATAAGGAAGAACTTCCTGAAGAGAGCAAAGAAGATCTTGGAGGAAAGAGAGATGATGAAGAGATGGATGCAGAGGATACTGCTGGCAAGGAAACAAGGAGCAACGAGGGTGAATCTGATTCTTGGTATCCAGAGAACAGCATTGCCGTTGAAGTGTTCCACAACCTACCTCTGACGGAGGCTAGTAGAACAGAAGAAG CACAACCTCAATTGAGCAAAGGGTGCGAGGCTGTCTGGACTGCTCATTGTCCGTGgcttgatgaaacttcatcgaACTATGGCGAGAACAATTCTCAGGAACCAAAACTACAAACAGGGAGGCAAAACCCCCAGGCGACAGAAGACACGCTTCATGCGATGGATTTCGAATGCGAGAACAAACCCGAATGCGACTTTGAGGACGACAGTACTCTGCTTAGAGCAGTTCTGCTGCGTAACCATACTTTGAACTATGGCAGACTGTCCGAGTCTGGTGACCTCGAGTCatcagaggtcaaaggtcatactGATGAAAAAGTTGATGAATGCACCGAGTTAACAAATTCAAAAGGGGGAAGAAACTCAGACGATTGTAAGGTGCTACTGAACTTTTGCAACCGGCTTCTCCGAGATGGTGCAAGTCCTGAAAAAGTTAGTAAGCCGACACACTTAATGCAGGTACAAAGACAGGGGTCAAATTTGACATTGACCCCAAAGGCAGCTGTTATAATGACCTCTAGAGGACAACAGAAGCTTGTGAACAGCAGTCTAGTAGCTGTTGGAAGAGGTCACACGGAAAGTCAAACCAAAACAGTCGACAGAGAAATAATCTCAACAAATGATGACGCAGGTTTTGGTGTACGTGAAGAGTCGGACGAGGCCCTCCTGAGGCAAGAAATGAAGAGGTATCTCCATTCTCTTCGCCACGACAACGCTAAGAAGCAACACCACCCTCATGGTCAGTCGTCCGGGCAGAACATCAGCATGAGAGTGCAGAATCTCGCCGCTGTAAGACCAATCACAGCCGATGTCAACAACTCCAGACTGACGGAGCAAGTCACAAAGGCAGTTGGGTTCATCCCCATTCTCACCAAAGAAGAGTACGGAAATCTTTGCAAGAAGACGAGCAGCCCCTCCCACAGGTTCCACAAAGTTCCTGTGATCCTTCCTCCAATATCGGGAAACCCAAATGAGCTTCTTCTTATCAAGAGATTCAACGGAGAGGTGAAGGGGATGAAGTTGCCAAGGCGACAGGATAGgaagaacaaaaaatga